AAAGTACTCAGAAGTCGAGCTTCCGCTATGTTCATGTGTTTTACGAGGCGATGCTTATCTTCTTCCGTAAACATTATTCGGGTATGTCGCTTCTCTTGAGTATTCCTATCAAATTTGCCATCTATGCCCGTGCCTCTGTAGCCTTTACGCAGATGATGACTGCGAGAATCAGAAAGAGTCTGGGATTCTTTTCTCCTTCTCATGTCGACCTGTCAAATCAGGTATTGTTTGATGCTGACGAGATGAGCTATGAAGAGATGCTGCATCAGCTTGCGCAGCGGTCTGACGAGAATATCAAACTGGCTACCTATACGAAGGACATCGGTAAGGTGATTACGGATAGGGAGGTGATGGATAAGGATGAATTTGGTTATTTATAAGGATAGATTTATTTCTATATAATAAGGTACGCGCGTACATTCTTAATAAGTGTAGTTTATGAAAGAACCGAATATTCGATTACGTGCTTTAGAGTTGGAAGATCTTGATTTTCTCTACCAGATAGAGAATGATGATCGGCTTTGGGAACTGGGTGTTTCCAATGTTCCATATTCGCGCCGGGTGCTGCTCGACTATATAACCAGTGCTTCGGCAGATATTTATGTAGACAATCAGGTGCGCCTGATAGTAGAGAATGAGCAGAATGAGCAGGTGGGCATCCTGGATCTTACAGATTTTGATCCCCGTCATCACCGTGCTGAACTCGGAATTGTCATCAAAAAGGAGTTTCAGGGGCAGGGTTACGCGAAGGCTTCTGTGTCACGCTTGTTGCAATATGCTCGGAATGTACTTCATCTTCAGCAAATTTATGCTATTGTAGGTATCAGAAACCAAAAAGCGGCTAAAATGCTGCAATCTGTTGGATTTGAGGGGAATAATATCCTGAAACAGTGGCTTTGTGGCCAAGTTGGATATGAGGATGCGATGTTTTTTCAATATTTTCTGTAAAAAGTTGCATAAAAATTTGGTAGAACAAAAAAAAAGTAGTACCTTTGCACTCGCAAATGAAAAATGAGCGCTAAGCCATTCAATTTGATTTCATGATTGGTGCGTTAGTTCAGTTGGTTAGAATGCCTGCCTGTCACGCAGGAGGTCACGAGTTCGAGTCTCGTACGCACCGCTCAAAAATCATCTTGCAGGTTTGCCAAAATAGTTTGGTGCGTTAGTTCAGTTGGTTAGAATGCCTGCCTGTCACGCAGGAGGTCACGAGTTCGAGTCTCGTACGCACCGCTAATTTCATTTGAACATTTCGACTCCTCCATAATAATAATGGTGCGTTAGTTCAGTTGGTTAGAATGCCTGCCTGTCACGCAGGAGGTCACGAGTTCGAGTCTCGTACGCACCGCAGAAACCTTCGAGAGTGATCTCGGAGGTTTTTTGTTTTTATTTAAATCTAAGAGAATATGGCTATCGTTATCACAGTTCTGGCATACTTCTGTGTGCTGCTGCTCTTCAGTCATCTTACTGCCCGTAAAATGGCAAGTAATGAAACTTTCTATCGTGCCAACCGCCGTTCGCCTTGGTATATGGTTGCTTTCGGTATGGTGGGAGCGTCTATTTCGGGCATCACTTTCGTCAGTGTGCCGGGCATGGTGATGAGAACGGATATGACCTATCTTCAGATGTGCATCGGTTTCATCCTGGGTTATTTCCTGGTTGCCTTTCTTTTGCTTCCTATCTATTACCGGTATAATCTCACTACGATTTACGGTTATCTGCAGCAGCGGTTGGGGGAACGTTCGTATAAGACTGGAGCTTCGTTCTTCCTCTTGTCCAAGATGACGGGTGCGGCG
This Segatella copri DSM 18205 DNA region includes the following protein-coding sequences:
- a CDS encoding GNAT family N-acetyltransferase gives rise to the protein MKEPNIRLRALELEDLDFLYQIENDDRLWELGVSNVPYSRRVLLDYITSASADIYVDNQVRLIVENEQNEQVGILDLTDFDPRHHRAELGIVIKKEFQGQGYAKASVSRLLQYARNVLHLQQIYAIVGIRNQKAAKMLQSVGFEGNNILKQWLCGQVGYEDAMFFQYFL